The stretch of DNA CTTCTATCTCGGTGCGGCGGTTTTCAATATGAAGACGAATGGTATTGCCTATCACCAAAAGTAATGCAGAAACCAGCAACACCGTCAGACCGAAGACAAACCGGTCGCCCAGCTTGAGGATCGCCGCCAGCCGCTCGACCCACACCAGGTCCAGTTGCGCCTGTTGCACCTTGGGCATTTGGGCCAGGCGCTGACGCAAGGCTTCCAGGGTTGCCTTATCCACTTCGTTCGGCGTGACCAGGACCACGCCCGGCAGCGGGTTCTGCGGCAACTCCTTGAGCGCCTCGCCCAGCCCGGACTGCTGCTGGAACTCGTCCAGGGCCTTGTCCTTGCTGATGAACTCGGCATCCGCCACGCCCGGCATGGCCTTGATCTGCTCGCTCAGGCTTTCGCCCTCGGTGGCGCTGGCGTCGAGTTCCAGGTACAGGGAAATCTGCGCCGCGCGCTGCCAGGACCCGCCCAGGCGCTCGACGTTGTTGAGCAACAACGACAAGCCCATCGGCAGGCTCAGGGCCACGGCCATCACCAGGCAGGTGAAGAAGCTGCCGATCGGCTGCTTGCCCAGGCGACGCAGGCTGTCCAGCAGGCTGGCGCGGTGGCTTTCGATCCAGGCGTGCAGCAGGGTGCCGAAATCCGGACCGTCGTCTTCGTCGCGCTTTTTCTTCTGCGGCGGCTGGTCCGAGGCTTTCGGAGCCACGCGTTCGGCCACTTTGGGGCTACGGGTCGCACTCATACGCCAGCCTCCCCGTCGCCGATCAATCGGCCGCGTTGCAGGGTCAGCATGCGGTGACGCATGCGCGCGATCAGCGCCAGGTCGTGACTGGCGATCAGCACGCTGGTGCCCAGACGGTTGATATCTTCGAATACGCCCATGATTTCCGCCGCCAGACGCGGGTCGAGGTTACCTGTGGGTTCGTCCGCCAGCAGCAAGGCCGGACGGTGCACGATGGCGCGGGCAATGCCGACGCGCTGCTGCTGACCGGTGGACA from Pseudomonas chlororaphis subsp. chlororaphis encodes:
- the ftsX gene encoding permease-like cell division protein FtsX, encoding MSATRSPKVAERVAPKASDQPPQKKKRDEDDGPDFGTLLHAWIESHRASLLDSLRRLGKQPIGSFFTCLVMAVALSLPMGLSLLLNNVERLGGSWQRAAQISLYLELDASATEGESLSEQIKAMPGVADAEFISKDKALDEFQQQSGLGEALKELPQNPLPGVVLVTPNEVDKATLEALRQRLAQMPKVQQAQLDLVWVERLAAILKLGDRFVFGLTVLLVSALLLVIGNTIRLHIENRRTEIEVIKLVGGTDSYVRRPFLYMGALYGFGAGILSWGVLAFGLDWLNDAVVGLAGLYGSDFALAGVPVADGLSLLLGAVLLGYIGAWIAVARHLRELAPK